Proteins from one Limanda limanda chromosome 4, fLimLim1.1, whole genome shotgun sequence genomic window:
- the tbc1d20 gene encoding TBC1 domain family member 20 isoform X2: MSRGSPGRGGGDMSSSEDTPRGGGVKMRTTRSSGPSTPVNGRRDWDSRRKRKTADITQALSVSPVDVAALRRMAISEGGLLTDEMRCEVWPRLLNVPLQVMDQEPETVERENNKDYNQVLLDVQRSLRRFPPGMPDEQREGLQEELTDIILRVLKRNPQLHYYQGYHDIVVTFLLVLGERRATALVEKLSTHHLRDFMDPTMDNTKHILNYLMPIIERVNPEVHDFMQQAEVGTVFALSWLITWFGHVLSDFRHVVRLYDFFLACHPLMPIYFAAVIVLYREEEVLDCECDMAMVHHLLSQIPQDLPYETLISRAGDLFVQFPPSELAKEAASDDGMATSTFKDFDLASTQQRPDSVLRRRRRQKQAALESAAASSVATVTRPSAARRFVRLAVMGLTMALGAAALAVVNSALEWAPKLDLFP, encoded by the exons ATGAGTCGAGGTTCGCCCGGCAGAGGAGGTGGTGACATGTCATCTAGCGAGGACACGCCGAGAGGTGGAGGAGTCAAGATGAGGACGACCCGAAGCTCCGGTCCCTCCACGCCGGTGAACGGACGACGAG actggGACAGCAGGCGCAAGAGGAAGACTGCGGACATCACGCAGGCCCTGAGCGTGAGTCCGGTGGACGTAGCGGCTCTGAGGAGGATGGCCATCAGTGAAGGAGGACTGCTGACGGACGAGATGCGATGTGAAGTGTGGCCTCGCCTGCTCAACGTGCCCCTGCAGGTCATGGACCAGGAGCCAG AGACGGTGGAGCGGGAGAACAACAAGGACTACAACCAGGTCCTGCTGGACGTCCAGCGCTCACTGAGGAGGTTCCCACCAG GTATGCCGGACGAGCAGAGGGAGGGTCTCCAGGAAGAACTGACTGACATCATCCTCAGGGTCCTGAAACGTAATCCCCAGCTGCACTACTACCAAGGATACCACGACATTGTTGTCACCTTCTTATTGGTCCTGGGAGAGCGCCGTGCGACTGCACTCGTAGAAAAGCTTTCCACTCATCACCTCAG gGACTTCATGGATCCCACCATggacaacacaaaacatatcCTCAACTATTTGATGCCCATCATTGAGAGGGTCAACCCAGAGGTGCATGACTTCATGCAACA GGCTGAAGTGGGAACAGTCTTCGCTCTCAGTTGGCTGATCACCTGGTTTGGCCACGTCCTGTCAGACTTCCGCCACGTTGTCCGGTTGTACGACTTCTTCTTGGCCTGCCACCCGCTGATGCCCATCTACTTTGCTGCTGTG ATTGTACtctacagagaagaggaggtgctGGATTGTGAATGCGACATGGCCATGGTTCATCATCTGCTGTCTCAGATTCCTCAGGATCTGCCCTATGAGACCCTCATCAGCCGAGCAGGAGACCTCTTCGTCCAGTTTCCTCCCTCTGAACTGGCCAAAGAAGCTGCCTCAGATGACGG CATGGCCACCTCTACCTTTAAGGACTTTGATCTTGCATCCACTCAACAGCGACCAGACTCAGTTCTCCGTCGCCGCCGCCGACAGAAGCAGGCTGCACTGGAGAGCGCAGCAGCCAGTTCAGTAGCAACAGTGACTCGGCCTTCAGCAGCGCGGCGCTTTGTCCGACTGGCTGTCATGGGTCTGACGATGGCTTTAGGGGCAGCAGCCCTTGCTGTGGTCAACTCTGCGTTGGAGTGGGC
- the tbc1d20 gene encoding TBC1 domain family member 20 isoform X1, whose product MSRGSPGRGGGDMSSSEDTPRGGGVKMRTTRSSGPSTPVNGRRGSDWDSRRKRKTADITQALSVSPVDVAALRRMAISEGGLLTDEMRCEVWPRLLNVPLQVMDQEPETVERENNKDYNQVLLDVQRSLRRFPPGMPDEQREGLQEELTDIILRVLKRNPQLHYYQGYHDIVVTFLLVLGERRATALVEKLSTHHLRDFMDPTMDNTKHILNYLMPIIERVNPEVHDFMQQAEVGTVFALSWLITWFGHVLSDFRHVVRLYDFFLACHPLMPIYFAAVIVLYREEEVLDCECDMAMVHHLLSQIPQDLPYETLISRAGDLFVQFPPSELAKEAASDDGMATSTFKDFDLASTQQRPDSVLRRRRRQKQAALESAAASSVATVTRPSAARRFVRLAVMGLTMALGAAALAVVNSALEWAPKLDLFP is encoded by the exons ATGAGTCGAGGTTCGCCCGGCAGAGGAGGTGGTGACATGTCATCTAGCGAGGACACGCCGAGAGGTGGAGGAGTCAAGATGAGGACGACCCGAAGCTCCGGTCCCTCCACGCCGGTGAACGGACGACGAGGTAGCG actggGACAGCAGGCGCAAGAGGAAGACTGCGGACATCACGCAGGCCCTGAGCGTGAGTCCGGTGGACGTAGCGGCTCTGAGGAGGATGGCCATCAGTGAAGGAGGACTGCTGACGGACGAGATGCGATGTGAAGTGTGGCCTCGCCTGCTCAACGTGCCCCTGCAGGTCATGGACCAGGAGCCAG AGACGGTGGAGCGGGAGAACAACAAGGACTACAACCAGGTCCTGCTGGACGTCCAGCGCTCACTGAGGAGGTTCCCACCAG GTATGCCGGACGAGCAGAGGGAGGGTCTCCAGGAAGAACTGACTGACATCATCCTCAGGGTCCTGAAACGTAATCCCCAGCTGCACTACTACCAAGGATACCACGACATTGTTGTCACCTTCTTATTGGTCCTGGGAGAGCGCCGTGCGACTGCACTCGTAGAAAAGCTTTCCACTCATCACCTCAG gGACTTCATGGATCCCACCATggacaacacaaaacatatcCTCAACTATTTGATGCCCATCATTGAGAGGGTCAACCCAGAGGTGCATGACTTCATGCAACA GGCTGAAGTGGGAACAGTCTTCGCTCTCAGTTGGCTGATCACCTGGTTTGGCCACGTCCTGTCAGACTTCCGCCACGTTGTCCGGTTGTACGACTTCTTCTTGGCCTGCCACCCGCTGATGCCCATCTACTTTGCTGCTGTG ATTGTACtctacagagaagaggaggtgctGGATTGTGAATGCGACATGGCCATGGTTCATCATCTGCTGTCTCAGATTCCTCAGGATCTGCCCTATGAGACCCTCATCAGCCGAGCAGGAGACCTCTTCGTCCAGTTTCCTCCCTCTGAACTGGCCAAAGAAGCTGCCTCAGATGACGG CATGGCCACCTCTACCTTTAAGGACTTTGATCTTGCATCCACTCAACAGCGACCAGACTCAGTTCTCCGTCGCCGCCGCCGACAGAAGCAGGCTGCACTGGAGAGCGCAGCAGCCAGTTCAGTAGCAACAGTGACTCGGCCTTCAGCAGCGCGGCGCTTTGTCCGACTGGCTGTCATGGGTCTGACGATGGCTTTAGGGGCAGCAGCCCTTGCTGTGGTCAACTCTGCGTTGGAGTGGGC